Part of the Niallia alba genome is shown below.
TCGTTGTTGTCATTAGATTACCATCCCTTAATCTAAATTTTTTTACATAAATACTTTATTACCATTAATCCTATCACTAATCTTTTAAAAATTCATTAACAAAAATCAATAATTAATAGATAGAAAAGATAGATTTCGAATAATTTATCTAATATTTATATCAATTATTCATCAATAACAAAAAACAGAGTATTTTCAATCTATTTTTGAGTATTTATGGAAATAAATAGGCTATTCATTATATTTACTTGAATCTCATAATTTTGGTTACATAATGTATATAACCTAAATATTTAAATGTGTAAACCTTTTTGCGTAAAGTTATTTAAATTTGACGGATTTTATTTAGTACAGGTTCCATTTAGTAGAAAACATTAGCATATAATAACCAGGATGGAAATATCGTTTTTGAGAAATTAATTTTTAGGAAGTGTAAAAAAAGGCTGTTTTCGTAAATTTTGTTGCTATGACCCGCAGCCTGAATACACTCCGCTTTCCGTGGGGCTCGCGCTGAGCCGCGGTCTGCCTTTGGCCTGCAGGGTCTCAGGCTGTCTCGCTAATCCCACAGGAGTCTACGTGTATTCAGGCTGCTCAGATTTACTCATTAATTGATTTTTTCTATTGAGAAAGCAACAATCTTTTAGAAAAACTCTCATGGCGGCGTTACCCGCCGCCACCGTCTATCATGAAAACTTGCTCCTATCCCATGATAGAAAGTCTAAACCACTTAACACCTGACCATAATTAATAGTACAATACGACCAGTCCGAAGACTGTTTGGTGGATCAATACAAGTTGATACCCCGTTAGAAAAACTGGTTGTGACAGTTTAAAAGAACCGTCTAATGTGTTTATAAACACGAATACAAAAATTTTGTATGATGACTTCTGTCGCTTGTATTGTATTAAAAATCTTTGAGGTGATTATATGGAAGCTATGATTGAACGGTGTGCAGGCCTAGATGTACACCAAGAAACAGTAGTTGCTTGTGTTTTATTTGGTTCATTAGATAAAAAACCAAATAAAGAGATTCAAACCTTTCCAACAACCACAAGTGGCCTTTTGGCACTTAGCGACTGGCTATCCTCACACAAAATAACGGATGCTGTAATGGAAAGTACCGGTGTATATTGGAAGCCCGTTTGGAATGTTATAGAATGTGACTTCCAATTAATCCTCGCCAATGCCCAACATGTTAAAAATGTTCCCGGAAGGAAAACAGACGTAAAAGATGCGGAGTGGTTAGCTAAACTTTTGCGTTCTGGACTAATTGAAAAAAATTTTGTACCGCCCAAAGAAATTCGTGATTTGCGAGATTTAACCCGGTATCGTAAAAAACTCATCCATACACGAACTTCTGAGCGCAATCGAATCCACAAAATTCTACAGGATGCAAATATTAAACTAACTTCTGTTTTATCTGACATTTTTGGTGTCACTGGTTGTCGCATTATTGAAGCCCTAATAAACGGCGAAAAAATAGGTGTGTTTGAACTTCAACAAATGGTTGATTCAAGAGTTAAGGCGAGCACAACAGATATTGCAGAAGCCCTTAACGGTGGAATACGTAAACATCATATTGATATGTTACGTTTCCATTGGGACCATATCAATCACATCGATGAAACAATCGAAAAAGTAGTTGAACGCATAGACCAAGCGCTTATTCCTTATCAAGAGGAGTGCGAACTACTAGATACCATACCGGGTGTGGATAAAAATGCATCCGCAATCTTTATAGCTGAAATGGGTGTAGACATGTCAGTATTTAAAAGTTCTAAACATCTAGCCTCATGGGCTGGAGTGAGTCCAGGAAATTATGAGAGTGCCGGTAAAAAAAAAACAGGTAAAACTCAGTACGGAAACAAATCATTAAGAACCACCGCTGTTGAATGTTCCATGGCTACAGATAGACAGTATAATCGCATATCTGCACATAGAAAAAGAATTATGAAACGACAAGGAAAATCGAAAGCACGGATCGCTTCCGCTCATTTAATCCTAACAATTGCTTACAATATTTTAAAAACAAGGCAACCATATCAGGAACTAGGCCCTGATTATGTTGATCTCGAACAAAGTAAAGAACAAAAAATGATTCAATACTTAAAAAGGAAAGGGTATCGTATTGAACCCACTAATGAACAAATTGCTTAATGAATAACAAAAGCACTATATTTAATCATTCCTAGCCTTTTAAAAAAGTTCAAATTTAGAAGGTTCAGCTTAGTGTTGCCTTTTACCTAAAGAGTTTTCATACAAACAGCCAAAAAAAAGGAAGTGTCTCCACTTCCTTTTTTTAATGATGATGATGTTCTTTTGATGGATTATAAATTGTAAAACCTGGTTGTGGAACATGGAAATATTGAATCCATACACCATCCAAGAACTCTGCCTCTCTTGTATCCAATAAAATAGGAATGTCCTTATCAGATTGAACAATTTCATCATGCTCAGTCTTTTGGTCCAATTTCAGATCATAATGAGCATGGTTTCCATGATTCTCAGTTATGTATACGCGAATCATTTCTCCTTCTTCAGCCTTTTCTAGCATTTGATTGAGAACTTTTACCGCGTGTCTGTTTATTTTGACTTTCATTCTAATAATCCTCCTAAGCAAACATTTGCCTTCTTCTAATACCACTCTATTGTAATCTCCTATTCCGGCGTTTGCAAATAATCAAGACTTTTTAGAGAAATTTCTTAGAATTACTACAAACGTAGCAGCCAAACATACCAACAGCTAACATTCATAATCTTAAGTACCCAAAATAAAAAGCAACCCAACAACAGATTGGAATTGCTACTTTACCATTTATAACGCTAGATCACCGCAAGATCTTTTTGAATAGATTTTAAATCATTAAGTTCACTTGCAAATAAATCAAATTGCTCTTTATTCAAGCCATCTAAAGACTCATTTACTTTATATTCTAAATAATTCATTCTCAATTCCATGTCCAGTAAAGATGTAATCTTTTTACTGGAGATAAATTCTTCGATTTCATCCACAAACATGAAAAAACTATAATCCTTTATCATGACAAGTAAAAGCCAGCCAAGTGAATCAACGTACTTTCTTTCCTCAGTAACCGTAATGATATCACCTTTATGTAAATCTAGAATGAATGAATGTTCAGGTCTAGGACAGGTACATTCGATCATATATTGAAATGGAGCTAAAACAATGAAATCATTTTTCATTATATCTTACACCTTCCTATTCTTTTCGTTTATTTGTTATTATTTTAAATGAAAATGATTATCACTGTCAATTAATTTTTCCTTTATAATAAACTTTATAAAAATAGAGGATGGGACATAACTAAATAGATACTCTGTAAAGACGAACAATTTCTAATATAGCTAGTAAATAGCGGCTGCTTTCGCATACTTTTTACAAGAGGAAATATAATTAGTTGGAAAAACAGAGCAGCCGGAATACACGAAGACTCCTATGGGATTAGCGAGACAGTCTGAGACCCTGCAGGCCACAGGCCGAAGCGGCTCAGCGCGAGCCCCATGGAAAGCGAAGTGTATTCCGGCTGCGGGGAATCGCACCAAACTTCATGGAAACATCCTTTGAAAAACAAATAAAAGCCCGAACAATTATACGGAACATTCATTAGCATCTTCGTATAATTGTTCGGAATTATCCTTGGCTGGAATACTTATGTCCCAGCCTCTTTATTTTGCCGTTAAACAGACTGTGTTTCAACAACTGTAGGAACTTTTTCTATATTACTTTTGCTTGTATTTCGATGTGCTATTTTTTCCTTAAAAGTACTCATCATAAAGGAAATAATAAATACTGATACAATGCTGTATAGGCCTCTAACTAGTCCAACACTATACAAGCCAATTAAAATAACGATTGTATCAAAAATAAAATTTGTTTTCCCCATATTCCAATTAAATTGTTTTTGAAGCGTAATAGAGAGAATTTGTGCGCCCCCTAAGGACGAACCATTCATAAACAAAATAATTGTTCCTATTCCAATAATAACACCACCGATCATGGAACCTAATAAAGGATAAAGGGCAAATGGCGGAAGAATGAGGGAATGTAAATAAGAAAATAAAGTAACTAACGAAACCGCTAATATGGTGGACAAAGTAAATTTTTTGCCCATTTTAAAATAAGATAAAATATAAAATGGAATGTTTATTAAAGTAAATAAGATGGAAAAAGAAATAGGTAGCAAATAAGATACACTTAATGCAAGTCCTGCTGTTCCTCCAGTGACAATCGCAGATCCTTTTAATAAATACAGACCAAATGATGTAATTAAACATCCAAACATCATAACAATTATTTTTTTCAACTACATACACTCCTATAGTAATGATTATAAGTGGAAGGTAAACGAGGATTCATTGATGAAATCCTATAAACATGTGGTTTTTTGGGTGGAATTCTTACATATATAATGATAGAATATATCGAAGCATTTTTACATACCAATATGAATGTAATTATCTTGTACATCTTCAATTTCGCATGAATATTTGTGCGATTACATTCAATTTGCAAAAAGGAGCATTCGTTAAAATGGATAAAGTTGACATACAACTACTTAAAATTTTACAGGAAGATGCAAGAATTACAGTTAGTGATTTATCCAAAAAATTAGCTTTAAGCCGTCCAAGCGTTTCGGAAAGGTTATTAAGACTGCAAGAAAAAGGGATTATTTTAGAATTTAGCGCAAGAATATCTCCTGCAAAGTTAGGGAGAGAAACACTATTATTTATTCAAATTAGTGAACTAAAAGAAGAGCCTCATGCATTTGAGGAGTTTATCAAAACAGAAACGGATATTATTGAATGCCATCGCGTAACCGGTACTGTGAGTTATATAATTAAAGCAGCTGTTTCTGGAATAGACGGAATGAGAAACTTGGTTGATCGTCTAATTCCATACGGCACCATTAATACCTCTGTTATTTTAGCGTCACCTGTTCCATATAGACATATCTTGCCAAACGACCGGTCAGAAAATTAGACTAAAGATTCGCTATATAAAAAATGAAAAAGTCTGTGTAACCACAAGGAACAATAAAACACTCCTTATGATTACCAGACTTTTATTCTTTTTGTTTCAATATAGAGAATAATTCCTGAAGATGATGAATTTCATATGTTGGCTGGATTTCTTGGTTTATAACATTTTCACGATTAATCCAGACTGACTTAATTCCCGTACGGTTTGCCCCTAAAATATCTGTCATTAAATTATCACCAACCATCAAGCATTCTGATTTGTCTACACCTACTAGAGAAACGGCATGCTCAAAGATGGAAGGATCAGGCTTTCCTCTCCCAAAATCTCCAGAAATAACAATATAATCGAAATAAGGAGAAATCTCTGGTGTGATGGATAGCTTTGTATTTTGCAAATGAGGAGATCCGTTCGTTAATAATAATAAAGAATATTTCCCCTTTAATTGATCAAGAACTGAAAATGTTTCTTCAAAAACATAAGGTGATTTCTTTCTGTTCTCTGGAAAAGCTTTAGCTAGTTCTTCACCGAAGTTGTGATCATGGATCCCTAATGTTAACAATCCTTTTGTCCATGCTTCTTTTTGATAAACAGGAATAAGCTCTCTCATTTTTGGAAAGAAATCATGTTCTTCTAGAAACTCTCCCCAAAGTCCTTCAAATGGATTAATACCTATCATTTTCGTAAATGCATAGGTATCATAGCCTTCATATAAAGCTCTTGCTTCTTTTCGTACCGCTTCTTCTAAACGTTCAGCTGAAATATTATATCTTTCTTCTGCCAATTTACAAGTCTTTAAGAAAGCTTCTTGTACACTTTTTTTATCCCATAATAACGTATCATCCAAGTCAAAAAGAATTGCTTTAATCGTCATTCACTGTTTCTCCTTTTTAAACAAAAATATTTTATTTAGGGCAAAGCCTAAAAAAAGTAATCTTTCTTTATTAGATTACAAGTGTTTCTTCACAACGTAAACCCTTCTTTTTATAAAAAAAAGGATTTCGCATCATAGAAGCAAAATCCTTTTTTTGGATCTCAACGTTAAAATAATATCCTAAAATATCATTTCAATTTTTTTATAAAAACAACTTTTAGATAATTGCTTTCCTTTACTTCTTTAATATTCGCAAAATCATTGGGTAAGCCGAATTGCTCAACAATTTGATACCTTTCTTTTTGCTGATTAAAAGCTGCTTCAATAAAACTTCTGAACTTTTTCATATCAAAGGTTGCACAATTAGTGGAAGCAACAATAATTCCATTTTGATTCGTAATGGCAATTGCTTCCCTTAATAAATTCGTATAGTCTTTTGCAGCTCGAAACGTATGCTTTTTTGAACGAGCGAAACTTGGTGGATCTAATATAACCATATCGAAGGAAAGTTGTTTCTTTACAGCGTATTTAAAATAATGAAAAACATCTTCTACCATAATTTTTTGCTTGGATACGTCGATTCCATTTAACAGAAAATTATCCGCTGTTTTTTGTTTACTCCGATTTGCTAAATCGACACTCGTTGTCGATACACTGCCACCAACAGCTGCCGCGACTGAAAATGCACCTGTATAGGAAAAGGTATTAAGGACATTCTTTCCTCTCGCGTATTTATCACGGATAGTTTTACGAACATCTTTTTGATCTAAAAAAATCCCTGTCATTGCACCTTCATTTAAATTCACCGAATATTTAACACCGTTTTCTAAAATAGTGATTGGAAAATCGCCCTTTTTCCCAGCGACAAAATCATCATCTTCCATATAAGTTCCATTATCGTCAAATCTTTTTTTCTCATAAATTCCCTCCACATCTAAGAGGTGCAGTAAAGATTCAACAATCAAGCTTTTGTATTTGTATATTCCAATACTATACCATTGTATTAGAAGATAATTTTGATAGAGATCTACAGAGAATCCGCCTATTCCATCGCCTTCCCCATTAAAAATACGGAAAGCAGTTGTTTCTGTATCTTTAAAATAGGTAACTCTTTTATCAATCGCTTTCTTTAATTGTTCTTCAAAAAAAGTACGGTCAATTGACTTGTTCTTTTCTCTAGTTAAAATCCAACCAATTCCCTTATTTTGAATGGCGTAATAGCCTCTGCCGATAAATTTATTCTTTTTCGTTACAACATCTATAATTTGCCCTTCTTCTAAATCAAGGTTAGTCGCAATAGCGTCTTTATATATTAAGGGATTACCATTTAGTAAATTTTTTTCAAATGGTGTTTCAATTTGCACTGTTACAATTTCCATTTTGCCACCTTTAACTTTCCAACCTAATATTTTATTTTCTCTTTCTATTATACATGAAAAGAGACTAGGCGCTAGTTCCCTTAAAAGCATTAAAAAAGGCATCCACTAATAAACGGATACCTTCTTCCTTTTTTATTTTGCAGTAATTATCTCATCCACAATCCCATAATTTTTGGCTTCCCCTGCACTCATAAAATAATCTCTTTCCGTATCATTGGCAATTTTTTCAATAGTTTGACCAGTTTTATCTGCAATAATTTGATTAATATGTTCTTTCAACTTTAATATCCTTTTCGCTGATATTTCAATTTCGGTCGCCTGTCCCCTCGTTCCTCCAAGCGGCTGATGTATCATAATTTCGCTATTCGGTAAAGCATATCTTTTTCCTTTCGCACCTGCGAGAAGCAGTAACGCCCCAAAGGATGCAGCCATGCCTGTGCAAATTGTACGAACATCTGGTTTAATATAGTGCATCGTATCATAAATAGCAAAGCCAGCAGAAGTTGAGCCACCAGGACTATTAATATATAAAGAAATATCTTTTTCCGGATCTTCTGCTGCGAGAAATAGCAGTTGAGCCACAATGTTATTAGCTACTTGGTCATTGATTTCATCCCCAAGCATGATAATTCTATCCTTCAAAAGCCGTGAATAAATATCATAGGATCTTTCTCCATTTGCTGATTGTTCAATTACATAAGGAATTGTACTCATTTTTATAGCCTCCCGTACCGATAATTTTT
Proteins encoded:
- a CDS encoding IS110 family RNA-guided transposase; this encodes MEAMIERCAGLDVHQETVVACVLFGSLDKKPNKEIQTFPTTTSGLLALSDWLSSHKITDAVMESTGVYWKPVWNVIECDFQLILANAQHVKNVPGRKTDVKDAEWLAKLLRSGLIEKNFVPPKEIRDLRDLTRYRKKLIHTRTSERNRIHKILQDANIKLTSVLSDIFGVTGCRIIEALINGEKIGVFELQQMVDSRVKASTTDIAEALNGGIRKHHIDMLRFHWDHINHIDETIEKVVERIDQALIPYQEECELLDTIPGVDKNASAIFIAEMGVDMSVFKSSKHLASWAGVSPGNYESAGKKKTGKTQYGNKSLRTTAVECSMATDRQYNRISAHRKRIMKRQGKSKARIASAHLILTIAYNILKTRQPYQELGPDYVDLEQSKEQKMIQYLKRKGYRIEPTNEQIA
- a CDS encoding HesB/YadR/YfhF-family protein, with product MKVKINRHAVKVLNQMLEKAEEGEMIRVYITENHGNHAHYDLKLDQKTEHDEIVQSDKDIPILLDTREAEFLDGVWIQYFHVPQPGFTIYNPSKEHHHH
- a CDS encoding YitT family protein, with amino-acid sequence MKKIIVMMFGCLITSFGLYLLKGSAIVTGGTAGLALSVSYLLPISFSILFTLINIPFYILSYFKMGKKFTLSTILAVSLVTLFSYLHSLILPPFALYPLLGSMIGGVIIGIGTIILFMNGSSLGGAQILSITLQKQFNWNMGKTNFIFDTIVILIGLYSVGLVRGLYSIVSVFIISFMMSTFKEKIAHRNTSKSNIEKVPTVVETQSV
- a CDS encoding Lrp/AsnC family transcriptional regulator, yielding MDKVDIQLLKILQEDARITVSDLSKKLALSRPSVSERLLRLQEKGIILEFSARISPAKLGRETLLFIQISELKEEPHAFEEFIKTETDIIECHRVTGTVSYIIKAAVSGIDGMRNLVDRLIPYGTINTSVILASPVPYRHILPNDRSEN
- a CDS encoding HAD family hydrolase, with protein sequence MTIKAILFDLDDTLLWDKKSVQEAFLKTCKLAEERYNISAERLEEAVRKEARALYEGYDTYAFTKMIGINPFEGLWGEFLEEHDFFPKMRELIPVYQKEAWTKGLLTLGIHDHNFGEELAKAFPENRKKSPYVFEETFSVLDQLKGKYSLLLLTNGSPHLQNTKLSITPEISPYFDYIVISGDFGRGKPDPSIFEHAVSLVGVDKSECLMVGDNLMTDILGANRTGIKSVWINRENVINQEIQPTYEIHHLQELFSILKQKE
- a CDS encoding class I SAM-dependent rRNA methyltransferase, translating into MEIVTVQIETPFEKNLLNGNPLIYKDAIATNLDLEEGQIIDVVTKKNKFIGRGYYAIQNKGIGWILTREKNKSIDRTFFEEQLKKAIDKRVTYFKDTETTAFRIFNGEGDGIGGFSVDLYQNYLLIQWYSIGIYKYKSLIVESLLHLLDVEGIYEKKRFDDNGTYMEDDDFVAGKKGDFPITILENGVKYSVNLNEGAMTGIFLDQKDVRKTIRDKYARGKNVLNTFSYTGAFSVAAAVGGSVSTTSVDLANRSKQKTADNFLLNGIDVSKQKIMVEDVFHYFKYAVKKQLSFDMVILDPPSFARSKKHTFRAAKDYTNLLREAIAITNQNGIIVASTNCATFDMKKFRSFIEAAFNQQKERYQIVEQFGLPNDFANIKEVKESNYLKVVFIKKLK
- the clpP gene encoding ATP-dependent Clp endopeptidase proteolytic subunit ClpP, which translates into the protein MSTIPYVIEQSANGERSYDIYSRLLKDRIIMLGDEINDQVANNIVAQLLFLAAEDPEKDISLYINSPGGSTSAGFAIYDTMHYIKPDVRTICTGMAASFGALLLLAGAKGKRYALPNSEIMIHQPLGGTRGQATEIEISAKRILKLKEHINQIIADKTGQTIEKIANDTERDYFMSAGEAKNYGIVDEIITAK